The Gemmatimonadota bacterium DH-78 region CGTAGTGCACGAAGATGTCCTGCAGGTAGTGCAGCCCGGTGGCCTCGCGCAGCTCGTCGAGGGTGCCCAGCGCGAGAATGCGCCCGCGATGCAGCACCGCGATGCGATCACACAGCCGCTCCGCCTCGCTCATGATGTGCGACGAGTAGATCACGGTGCGCCCCTCGGCCCGGAGCTCCTCCACCACCTCGAGCAGCGAGATCGCGTTGAGCACGTCGAGCCCCACCGTCGGCTCGTCGAAGATCAGCACCGGCGGATCGTGCGCGAGCGTGCGCGCGATCGCCACCTTCTGCTTCATGCCGCTCGACAGCTTCTCGACCCGCGCATCGGCGTACTCGGTGATGCCGAATCGCTCGATCAGCTGCTCCACCCGCTCCTTCACCCGGGGCTTCGGCAGCCGGTTCACCCGCGCGAAGAAATCGAGGGTCTCGCGCGCCGTGAGGCGGGGGTAGAGGGCGGTCGAAGCGCTGTGGAATCCGAGCGAGCGACGCACCATCTCTCCCTGCGACTCCACGTCGAAGCCCATCACCCGCGCCTGCCCCGCCGAGGGGCGGAGCACGGTGGAGAGCATGCGCAGCGTGGTGGTCTTACCGGCGCCATTGGCGCCCAACAGGCCGAACACCTCGCCCGCGCGGCAGTGAAAGTCGATGCCGTCCACGGCCCGCACCTCGCCGCGGCCCTCCTCGAGAAACGACTTGGTGAGCCCGGCGACCTCCACGGTCACGCGCGCTTCCGGCTCGGCAGTGACCACGCTCCGCTCCCCCTCGTTCGTGTCGACGTCCATCGCACTCATCCGTTGCTCCTCGCTCCCGTGGGGGCACCGCCCCGCGCGCGACTGCGCAGCCAGCTCCACAGCGACCCCTCGAAGTTGCCCGTCACCACCTCTTCGCGCGCCACGAGGGCGCGGGCGAACAGCAGGCACAGCACCACCAGCACCGCATTCACCGCGAAGGCCGTGAGCAGGAGCCCGGTATCGCCGCGACCCATGATCGCATCCTTCAGCCCCAGGGTGACGTTGGCCACCGGCACCAGCGACAGCGCGGGGGTGAGCCCGCGGTCGGGCGAGCTGCCCAGCAGCAGGGGGGCGAGGGCGAGGTAGTAGGCCGGCGTGACCATGGCCTGGCCCTCCTTGAACGTTCGGGCGAAGGCGGCCAGCACCATCATCAGGGCGGCGAAGAGCAGCGCCAGCAGCACCGCCACGGCGAGCATCACGGGCACGGCGGCCAGCGGGAGTCCCACGCCCAGCTCGCTCGCACGGTCGCCGAGCAGGGGGGCCACCACGCCGCCCAGCGTGAGGGAGATCGCCACCACGTTGAGCACCCCGGCCAGGATCCCCATCGTGGCCACGAGCAGATACTTGGCGACCACCACGCTTCCGCGCGACACGCCCGTGGTCCAGAGGGTCTCCCAGGTGGACCTCTCCCGCTCCCCAGCCGTGGTGTCGACGGCCGGAATGAAGCATCCGAGCGCCACCATCAGGGTGAGAAACAGGGGCACCATCATGGCCATGATCAGCCGGCCCGCATCGCGGTTGGTGACGACGTTCTCGGTGCCCATGGCGAACACCTGCAGCGACACCGTGTCGAGCCCCAGCGCCACCGCCTCGCGGCTCAGGCGCACCGCCCGCAGCGAATCGACCACGCTCTCCACCCGTTCCGCGGCGCGGCGACTGCGCGTCTCGGCGCGGTCGAAGGCGAGCTCCACGGTGGGATTGTCGAGCAGTGGGGAGTCGGCCGCGGAGGCGAACCGCACCACGGCGTCGAGCTCGCCACGGGCGAGGAGCGCATCGAGCGAGTCGACCGGATGCTGCGACTCGAGACGGACGTCGCTCCGGGACTCCAGAGCCGCCACCAGACCCGGCAGCGGGTCGTCGTCGGGCACGGCCACCCGCGACACGAACCCCTCCGCCTGACCCTCCACGAAGGTCATGGCGGTGAACATCGCCCACATGAGGAAGGGGTAGAGAAAGATCGGCAGGAGAATGCCGTTCACCACGATCGACCGCTCGCGAAGGGCCGAGCGCAACTCCCGCAGGTAGAGCACCCACACCATCCGGTTCACTCCTCATGTGTTCGCGACGTGTCCCGGATCCCGGGCGGCCTGCTCACGATCCCGCTTGAGTCTACAACATCGGCGGTCGGGGCGCGGGCACCAAGTCGGCAGGCGCCGGACCGGCGGGCGCCGGGCCGCCGGTTGCCGGTTGCCGGGCGCCGGTTGCCGGTGGCCGGACCTGCGGGCGCCGGGCTGCCGGGCAGGGACTGGCCGGGGTGCCGCCTCTCACCGGCCCGGGGATCCAGGATCTGGGGCACCAGGCACCGGTGCTCGACCGAGGGCAGAAAATCGGGATGGGGGGTCCTCTCCTCGAGAATTGGTGTGAATGAATGTTCATTCACACCAAAATCGCCGGAAGGGACACGTGTGCCGTGCACCTTCCGCGTCACTGCTCCGCAAGCACCTCGCGAGGGTCGCGGCGGGCGGCGCGGCGGGCGGGTCCCCAGGTGGCCGCCACCGCCACGGCGAAGAAGAGCATCGACGTGAGCGCCAGGGTGAGCGCGTCGTACCGCTCGACGCCCCACAGGATCGTCTCGAAGAAGGCGGCGAAGGTGGTCGAGAAGGCCCAGGTCACGAGCAACCCGGCCGCCACGCCCGCACCGGCCACCACGACACCCTCCCGCACGAGGCGCGAGGTGAGCGCGCCGGGACTGGCGCCGAGCGCCCGCCGGATCCCGAGCTCGCGCGTGCGGGACGACGCCGACAGCGCCGCCACGCCGGCGATGCCCGCGACAGCCAGTCCGGCCGCCACCCCGGCCATCGCGCCCAACAGCCAGGCGAGGAACCTTCGAGGGCGCAGGCGCTCGCGGCGCAGCCCCTCGAGCGAGGCGTAGCCGGTCACGGCGAGATCGGGGTCCACGTCGTGAATGCGGGCGGTGATCGTCGACTCCAGCGCGGCGGGCTCCCCGTGGAGTTCGAGCACCAGCTCCTCGCCCCCGAACACCGGGTCCTGGCGCGCGACATGATACACCTCGGCGGCCACCGATTCGTCGGGGCCGTCGAAGCGGACGTCGTCGACCACCCCCACGATCGTCGTCTCCGGAAGACAGTCGCCGGGCGCGTGGCAGCGGGTCATGCGGGTGCCCACCAGATGTCGCCCCTTCATGTAGCGGTCGTGGAAGGTGCGGTTCACGACGGCGACCGGCACGGCGCCGAGGTCGTCGGTGTGCGAGAAGGTGCGTCCCTCGAGCACCCGCATGCCCAGGATCTCGAAGAAGCCGGGATCGACGAGGCGGGCGAGCGCGGTGGCCGTGTCGGCGCCGATGAGGTAGCCGTCGCGGTGCATCAGACCCGACAGCGGCCCTCCCATGGAGCGCGCCACGCGGCCCACCTCGGGCTCCAGCGCGAGCCGGTCGTCGATCCGGTCGAAGAGACGGCGCGCCGAGTCGGGGTGCTGCCAGCGGTCCTGATCGATCGCCACGGTGAGACGGGCCACCGACGCCGTCTCGAAGCCGAGGTCGGTGGACGACACCGCCCACACGGTGCGCAGCGCCAGCCCCGCGGCGGTCACGACGGCGAAGGCCACGGCCACCTGCCCCACCACGAGGCCCTGCTGAAGCGACCGACTGCCCCGCCCGACCGTGGCCGAGCTCTCCACCACCCCGCGGCTGCCGACACGACCGGCTACCCACAACCCGGGCACCGCTCCGAACACGAGGCCGCTGGCGATCGAGGCCACCGCGGTGAAGGCCAGCACGGCGCCGTCGAGTCGAATCTCCTGAGCCCGCGTGGTGAAGCGCTCGGCGAACCCCACGAGCAGATCGTGGCCGCCGACGGCCACCCCCACCCCGAGCGCGCCGCCCACGAGGGCGAGAATCACCCCCTCCCCAACCAGCGTGCGCAGCAGGCGGGCCCGCCCCGCTCCCAGCGCGCCGCGCACCTCGAGCTCGCGCAGCCGGCGGCCGGCGCGCGCGAGCGAGAGACCGGCGGCGTTCGCGCAGGCGATCAGCAGCAGGAAGCCCGCCACCGCGAAGAGCGCTCCCGCGAGCGGTCGGACCTCGGCCACCATGTCGTCGTGCAGCGACACGGCGCGCACGTCGAAGCCCCGATCCACCGGCCACGTCTCCGGATCGGCCGATGCCAGGGCGGCCAGGAGCGAGTCCGCCCCCGCCCCCACCTCCGCCACGGTCGCTCCGGGTGCCATCCGCGCATAGGCGAACATCATCCGGGCGCGGGCGTCGGCGATGAAGGCAGGATCACTGCGGGTGGGGCAGGCCGACACGGGCAGGAAGAGGTCGCGCTCCACCGGGAACCACGGCCTCGCGGGGAGCACGCCCACCACCCGGTGGTCGTGGTCGTTCATTCGCACCCGCATGCCGATCACGTCCGGGTCTCCCCCGAAGCGATCCATCCAGTACCGGTGCGAGAGCACCACCACCGGCTCGGCCTCCAGCGCGTCGTCGGCGGGGCTCAGTAGTCGACCGTGCAGCGCCTCCGTGCCGAGCAGATCGAAGAAGCCGGCCGACACCACCCCGGCCCGCACCCGGTGCGGCCCCGCCGAGTCGATCAGGGTGAAGCTCATGGCGTGGAACTCGGCCAGGTCGTCCACCGCCGGCAGCCCCGCGGCATAGGCCTGCAGGTCCGCCACCGAGAAGCCTTCGCGGGCGAGTCCGCCCCCCGGATCGGCCGCCGAGGGCGCCTCGTGCACGAGTCGCACGAGCCGGTCGGCGTCGGCGAAGGGCAGCGGGCGGATCAGGGTGCCGTAGGCCACGGAGAAGAGCGCGGTGTTCGCCCCGATCCCGAGCGCGAGGGTGAGCACCACGGCCACGCAGTAGCCGGGGGAGCGAAGCAGCGAGCGCGCACCCACCCGCAGGTCCCAGGCGAGATCCGCGAGACGCGACGCCACGCTCCGGCGCGGCACCCGCAGGCGGCTGCGCCCCACGCGATACCCGCGCCGCGACCACCGCTCGCGCAGCCCCGTGCGGAGGGTGTCGATCGCGGTCCGCCCCCACAGGCGCGCCACCGCAACGCGCCCCTCCGGCCGCGCGCGCTCGAGGAGCCGGGCGAAGAGGGCCTCGAGCTCCGCCCCGTAGAGGTGACGGAAGGGCGCCGGGTACACCCGCAGCAGCCAGCGGTACAGTCTCACCGTGCCGTCGGGTCTCCGGTCGCCGGGCCGCCGGCGCCCTCCGGAAGGTCGCGCCGCGCCACCTCCACCAGCAGCTGCAGCCGGCGGGCCTCGGCGGCCACCACCGCACCCCCGAGCGCCGTGCGCCGGTAGTACTTGCGGCGCGCGTCGGCCCCCTCGGGCCGGTCGGCCTCTTCGATCAGCCCGTCGTCCTGCATGCGGTTCATCGTGGCGTACAGGGTGCCGGGCAGGATCGACGCCTCGCCCCCCGTCTTCGCCTCGATCGACTCCAGAATGCCGTAGCCGTGCAGCGTGTCCGCACCCAACGCCAGCAGGATGTGGAAGACGGGCACGCCCACGGGGAGAAAGTCGCGGGCCCGTTCGGTGAGCGCGTCCACGGTCACCTCACTCGCTCCTCATGGCCTGCATGGGGTCGACCTTCGTGGCCTGCAGGGCGGGCAGGAAGGCCGCCGCGAGGGCGGTGACCGCCAGCGCCAGCCCGGCGAGCGCGAAGGTGGTGAGGTCGAAGGGCTCGATCTCGAAGAGCAGCCCCCCCATGGCTCGGGCACCCAGCCAGGCCGCCGCCCCGCCGATCACGAGGGCACCCCCGGTGAGCAGGAGTCCCTCGCGAAGCACCGAGCGCAACACCATGCCGCGATCGGCCCCGATGGCCATCCGGAGTCCGAACTCCCGCGTGCGCTGGCTCACCGAGAAGGCGAGCACCCCGAGCACTCCCACCGCGGCGATGGCCAGGGCGAGCGCCGCGAACACCCCGAAAAGGGTGGCGTTGAGACGGGTGGGCGCCACGTCGTCGGCCACGAGATCCTCCAGCGTGCGGATGCGATCGACGGGTCGCGTGGGGTCGGCCTCGTGAATGCGGTCGGCGACGGCCCGCGCGAGCGGCCCCGGATCACCGGTGGTGGCCGTGATCACCGTGAAGCCGTATCCGGCCTGCTCCGCCGCGGCATACACGACCGGCACCGGATCGCGGTCGAGCCCGAACTGCCGGCCGTCGGCCACCACCCCCACGATGCGGGCCCACTCCCCCATGGTTCCGCCGCTGAACGACCAGGCGATCCGGCGGCCCACCGCCTCGTCGGCGCCGAAGAGCGTCTCGGCCAAGCTCTCGCTCACCACCACCACGGGCTCGGCGTCGGGACCGTCCATCATCTCGATCGGCCGGCCCCGCAGCAGCGTCATGCCCAGCGCGTCGAAGTACCCGGGCGTGACGTTGTTGAAGGCGGCGAGCACGCTCTGGCTCTCGTCGGTCTCTCCGCCTTCGACCGCGAAATTCCAGGCCACCGGGTTCGACCCGGTGAGCGGCGCGAACGAGGCGATCGCCACCGCGCGCACTCCCGGAAAGCTCATCACATCGTGGCGCAGGTGGCGGAACAGGTCGTCGTTGGAGAGCTGCGGCCCGGTGGCCGCGAACGACTGGAAGGCCTCCATGGTCACCACGTTGTCGGTGTCGAACCCCGGATCCACCGACTGCAGGGCGAGCAGACTCCGCACCAGCAGGCCCGCCCCGGTGAGCAGGGCGAACGACAGGGCGAGCTGCGTGACCACGAGCCCTCGCTGCACCCGCTTGCGGGCCCGCGACCCGGTGGCGCGTCCGGCCGCCACCGAGAGGTTGCCGGCCGCCGGAGCCACCGGCATGCCGGGCAGGAGCGCCAGCAGCACCGCCACTCCGATCCCCACCGCCAGGGTGAAGGCGAGCACCGGGGCGCTCAGCCCCACCTCGTCGGCGCGCACCGTGAAGCGCGCGGCGTAGGCGGCGAGCGCGCCCCGGCTCAGCACCGCGAACACGAGCCCGAGTGCCGCCCCGGCCAGCGCCAGCACGACGTTCTCCGCCACCAGCCCCGCGCGCAGCTCGGCCGGCGAAGCGCCGAGCGCCCCGCGGGTGGCCAGCTCCCCCTGCCGGCGCACGAGCCGCGTGAGGGTGAGGTTGGCGAGGTTCGCGCAGGCGAGCAGCAGCACCGCGCCGACGGTGGCCATGAGCAGCAGGAAGACCGGCCGCGCCTCGCGGGTGAGTTCGTCCTGCCAGCGCGACACCGTGAGGTCGTAGCCCAGCCGCTCCGGATAGGCGTCGGGGTACTCCTGGCGCAGGGTGGCGGCCAGCGTCTGCGCCTCGCGGGCCGCCGTCTCGAGCTCGGCCCCGGGGGCCAGCCTCGCGAACACGTCGGTCATGCGATGGGTGCGACTGTCCAGCATCGACGCACTCTGGTAGTGGTCGTTGGTGGTGTAGTTGGCGTAGAAGTCCTGCTGCCGCGAGCCGGTGTAGTGCGAGCCCGGCTCCAGCACCCCCACGATCCGCGCGCGCTGGCCGCTCAGCTCCACCACCCGGTCGAGCACCGCCGGATCGGCGCCGAACACCCGCGTCCAGTAGCGGTGCGTGAGCACGATCACCGCTTCGGCGCCCGGCTGATCGTCCTGCACGGTGAGCGCCCGGCCGAGTGCCGGCCGCATGCCCAGCACCTCGAAGTAGTTGCTCGTCACGAGCCCCGCGATCGCCCGGTGGGGCTCGGTGCCGTCGGACGACACCACCGAGAAGGTCCAGTCGCCGAACTCCACCACCTGGTCGAACGACGGCACGCCGTCGCGGTAGTCGGCCACCTCGTGAAAGGAGAAGGTGGCGTTGGGCACCCCGGCCCGCACCGCCGGCTGCTGGAGGTAGACGATCCGGTCGGCGTCCTGGAAGGGCAGCGGGGCGAGCAGCACCGCGTGCACCACGCTGAACACCGCGGTGTTCACCCCGATCGCGAGTCCGAGGGTGAGAATGAAGGCCCCCGCATACCCCGGATTGCGCCGCACGGCGCGCAGCGCGCCCGTCATGTGGTGCCGGATTCCCATCGCTCTCCCCCCTTCCGCAGATGCCCGGGCGGACCCCCCGCCGGTTATGTCTTACGGAATACGATGTATCGCAATGCGTTTGGGCGTCAAGCGCGCGGGTCAGGCCTCGGCGCCGACCTGGTTCCAGAACGACGACATGTGATCGGCCACGTCCTGCATGGCCATGATCGACAGCTCGTCGAGGTCGCGGGCGATCCGGGGTCCCACGAGACTCCGGAGAAAGGTGAGCGGATACTCGAGGTCCCAGTCGAGAAAGGGGGTGGGTCCGCGATCGAGGTTCTCGAGAATGCGCAGCACGAGATAGGTATCGTCGAGCAGCCCCGCGAGCCCGTGGGTCATCTCGGGAATGAGATCGACCGGGCGCGTGAAGTAGATCACCGCCCGATCGAGAAGGGGCTGGACGACGGGCGCCAGATTGCGTTCCTCGGCTTCCTGCGCGGCACGGGCGAGAAAGACGGGCACCGTTTCGATGATCTCGAGGGCCACCTCCCCCGCCTCGCGCACCTCGGCCTCGTCGGGATTGCGCAGCCGCTTGCGGATGTAGCGCTCGAGCACGTCGGTGCCGCGGGCGCGGGCGCTGGCGATCACGGCCTGCACGTCGCCCAGATCCATGGGAGCCATCAGGAACCTCCCATCAGCTCGACGAACCGCGCCGCCAGGCGGGGCCCCGCGCCCTCGTCCTCGTGCTTGAAGAAGACGAAGCGATCGGCCACGTCGAGGGCGGCGATCCGCTCGGCCCAGCCCTCCAGCTCGCCGTCGTCGTACGCCTCTTTCCTGAGACGCGCGTAGCACCACCCGCCCCCGGCCACGAGCGGGGGATCCTTTTCCGGGTTTCCGGTATCGGCGGCCACGAAGGCATGCCCCCGCTCCGCGAGCACTTCGTACACCGTCGGCTCGAACCAGCTCGTGCTTCGGAATTCGAAGGCCGCCCGCACGCCCTCGGGAATCCAGTCGAGAAAGGTGCGCAGGAGATCGAGGTCGGCCTTGAGCCAGGGGGGCGTCTGCAGGAGCAGTGCCCCGAAGCGGGAGCCGAGCGCCGAGAGGTTGCCGGTGAGAAAGTCGAGGGGATCCTTCGCATCGGGCCCGAGCTTGCCGTTGTGCGTGATCCGGCGCGACGCCTTGATCACGAACCGGAAATCGTCGGGCACCTGCTCCGCCCACTGCTCGAGCACGGTGCGCTTCGGCATGCGGTAGAAGGTGTTGTTCACCTCCACCGCGCCCAGACGCTGCGCGTACCAGGAGAGCATCTCGCTCGACGGCAGATCGTCGGGATAGAAGGGGCCCTTCCACTCGTCGTACGACCATCCGCTGGTGCCGACCCGGTCGGCCATGGCGCCTCTCTCGTCAGGAATCGTCCGCCCGGTTCGCCTTCGGAGTCGGCGGGCGGGGATGGGCAAACTACGCGGCCACGGAGCCCCGCGCAGGACCGCTGGCCCGTCGACGCGCTCCTACCTACCTTGCGCGGTCGCCAAACGTGAAAAAGACAGGTCGAGACAGGAGAGGACCGGGGTGAAGCTCCATACCAAGATCGCCATCGGACTGGTGGCCGGAGCGCTGGCTGGTGGGCTGGCCAACGCATTGTTTCCGGACGCCGCATGGGTCGCGTGGATCGCGGACAACATCGCCTACCCGGTCGGGCAGGTGTTCCTGCGACTCCTCTTCATGACCGTGGTGCCGATCGTCTTCACCTCGATCGTGCTGGGTGTCGCGGGCATCGGCGACATGAAGACGCTGGGCCGTCTCGGCGGCCGCACGATGATCTACTTCGGTCTCTCGACGCTGATCGCGGCCACGATCGGGCTCACCCTGGTCAACACGATCCGCCCCGGGGGCGGCCTGCCCCCGGATGTACGCGACGACCTGATGGCGCAGTTCTCCGGAGGCGCCAGCGATCTGGCCGCCTCGGGCGCCACCGATTTCGGCATCGGCACCTTCGTGAACATCGTGCCGCGCAATCCGGTGGCCGCCGCCGCCGACATGGACATGCTGGCGCTGATCTTCTTCTCGCTGATCTTCGGCGCGGCCCTCACCCTGATCCCGCGGGCCAAGGCCCAGCCGGTGATCGACGTGCTCGACGGCATCGGTGAGGCGATCATCCGCATCATCGACATGGCCATGCATCTGGCCCCGTACGGCGTGTTCGGCCTGATCTTCGTGATCACGTCGCAGTTCGGCTGGGGGATTCTCGCCCAGCTCAGCATGTACGTGATCGTGGTTCTCCTGGGACTCCTGTTGCACGCGGCCATCGGCATCTCGGGACTGGTGCGCATCTTCGGCCGCATGAGTCCGGTACGCTTCTGGAAGGCGGTCACCGCCCCGATCGTGACGGCCTTCTCGACCAGTTCGTCGATGGCCACGCTCCCCACCTCGATCAAGACGGCGGAAGACGAGCTCGACGTGCAGCCCAAGGTGGCCGGTTTCGTCCTGCCGCTCGGTGCCACGATGAACATGAACGGCACCTCGCTCTTCGAGGGCGTGACGGTGCTGTTTCTCGCACAGGTGTTCGGCGTCGAGCTCGGGGTGAGCGAGCAGATCGTGGTGGTGATCCTCGCCGTGCTCACCGCCATCGGTGCCGCGGGCGTGCCGGGGGGTTCGCTGCCCCTGATGATGCTGGTGATGGCCACCGTGGGCGTGCCCCCCGAGGGCATCGCGATCATCCTCGGCGTCGACCGGATTCTCGACATGGCGCGCACGACCCTCAACGTGTGCGGCGACATCTCGGCAGCGGTCTACGTCGACCGCATCGACCGCGAGATGGAGGGGCTGGCCCCGGCGCAGCACACGGCAGCCGGCGGATAGCGGGGCGGCTTCCGCCCCGGTTGACCGACGCCCTCCCACTCCGACACGGGGTGGGGGGGCGTCGCACGTCAGGGTGGCACGCGCACCCTTTCCCTCGCGATCATGGGGGCGCACATCCGAATCGTGCCCCCCTCGTTCCGGAGTCACACCATGTCCGTTCGCCGTTGGGTTCCCGTCCTCGCCCTCGCGGCCGCGATCGCGGCCCCCGCCTCGGCCCAGACCTTCCAGTCCGAAGTCGCGCAGGACGTGCGCGCCGTGGGCGAGAAATTCGTCTCTCTCGCTCAGGCGATGCCCGCCGACGCCTACGACTGGCGCCCCGACGACGGCGTGCGCTCGGTGAGCGAGGTGTTCATGCACATGGCCGGCGCCAACATCGGCCTGCCCGCCAACCTGATCGGCGCCTCGATGCCCGCCGGCTACGCCGCCGACTGGGCCGGCAGCGCCGAGCAGATCACCGACAAGGCCGAAGTGGTCGGCCACCTCGAGACCGCCTTCGAGCACAT contains the following coding sequences:
- a CDS encoding DinB family protein, encoding MSVRRWVPVLALAAAIAAPASAQTFQSEVAQDVRAVGEKFVSLAQAMPADAYDWRPDDGVRSVSEVFMHMAGANIGLPANLIGASMPAGYAADWAGSAEQITDKAEVVGHLETAFEHMASAIEGLSDAQLMEPVNVFGRDTNVMGAVLLLQTHSHEHLGQSIAYARTNGVVPPWSN
- a CDS encoding ABC transporter permease → MVWVLYLRELRSALRERSIVVNGILLPIFLYPFLMWAMFTAMTFVEGQAEGFVSRVAVPDDDPLPGLVAALESRSDVRLESQHPVDSLDALLARGELDAVVRFASAADSPLLDNPTVELAFDRAETRSRRAAERVESVVDSLRAVRLSREAVALGLDTVSLQVFAMGTENVVTNRDAGRLIMAMMVPLFLTLMVALGCFIPAVDTTAGERERSTWETLWTTGVSRGSVVVAKYLLVATMGILAGVLNVVAISLTLGGVVAPLLGDRASELGVGLPLAAVPVMLAVAVLLALLFAALMMVLAAFARTFKEGQAMVTPAYYLALAPLLLGSSPDRGLTPALSLVPVANVTLGLKDAIMGRGDTGLLLTAFAVNAVLVVLCLLFARALVAREEVVTGNFEGSLWSWLRSRARGGAPTGARSNG
- a CDS encoding DUF72 domain-containing protein produces the protein MADRVGTSGWSYDEWKGPFYPDDLPSSEMLSWYAQRLGAVEVNNTFYRMPKRTVLEQWAEQVPDDFRFVIKASRRITHNGKLGPDAKDPLDFLTGNLSALGSRFGALLLQTPPWLKADLDLLRTFLDWIPEGVRAAFEFRSTSWFEPTVYEVLAERGHAFVAADTGNPEKDPPLVAGGGWCYARLRKEAYDDGELEGWAERIAALDVADRFVFFKHEDEGAGPRLAARFVELMGGS
- a CDS encoding ABC transporter permease, whose protein sequence is MGIRHHMTGALRAVRRNPGYAGAFILTLGLAIGVNTAVFSVVHAVLLAPLPFQDADRIVYLQQPAVRAGVPNATFSFHEVADYRDGVPSFDQVVEFGDWTFSVVSSDGTEPHRAIAGLVTSNYFEVLGMRPALGRALTVQDDQPGAEAVIVLTHRYWTRVFGADPAVLDRVVELSGQRARIVGVLEPGSHYTGSRQQDFYANYTTNDHYQSASMLDSRTHRMTDVFARLAPGAELETAAREAQTLAATLRQEYPDAYPERLGYDLTVSRWQDELTREARPVFLLLMATVGAVLLLACANLANLTLTRLVRRQGELATRGALGASPAELRAGLVAENVVLALAGAALGLVFAVLSRGALAAYAARFTVRADEVGLSAPVLAFTLAVGIGVAVLLALLPGMPVAPAAGNLSVAAGRATGSRARKRVQRGLVVTQLALSFALLTGAGLLVRSLLALQSVDPGFDTDNVVTMEAFQSFAATGPQLSNDDLFRHLRHDVMSFPGVRAVAIASFAPLTGSNPVAWNFAVEGGETDESQSVLAAFNNVTPGYFDALGMTLLRGRPIEMMDGPDAEPVVVVSESLAETLFGADEAVGRRIAWSFSGGTMGEWARIVGVVADGRQFGLDRDPVPVVYAAAEQAGYGFTVITATTGDPGPLARAVADRIHEADPTRPVDRIRTLEDLVADDVAPTRLNATLFGVFAALALAIAAVGVLGVLAFSVSQRTREFGLRMAIGADRGMVLRSVLREGLLLTGGALVIGGAAAWLGARAMGGLLFEIEPFDLTTFALAGLALAVTALAAAFLPALQATKVDPMQAMRSE
- a CDS encoding dicarboxylate/amino acid:cation symporter, yielding MKLHTKIAIGLVAGALAGGLANALFPDAAWVAWIADNIAYPVGQVFLRLLFMTVVPIVFTSIVLGVAGIGDMKTLGRLGGRTMIYFGLSTLIAATIGLTLVNTIRPGGGLPPDVRDDLMAQFSGGASDLAASGATDFGIGTFVNIVPRNPVAAAADMDMLALIFFSLIFGAALTLIPRAKAQPVIDVLDGIGEAIIRIIDMAMHLAPYGVFGLIFVITSQFGWGILAQLSMYVIVVLLGLLLHAAIGISGLVRIFGRMSPVRFWKAVTAPIVTAFSTSSSMATLPTSIKTAEDELDVQPKVAGFVLPLGATMNMNGTSLFEGVTVLFLAQVFGVELGVSEQIVVVILAVLTAIGAAGVPGGSLPLMMLVMATVGVPPEGIAIILGVDRILDMARTTLNVCGDISAAVYVDRIDREMEGLAPAQHTAAGG
- a CDS encoding PadR family transcriptional regulator, translating into MTVDALTERARDFLPVGVPVFHILLALGADTLHGYGILESIEAKTGGEASILPGTLYATMNRMQDDGLIEEADRPEGADARRKYYRRTALGGAVVAAEARRLQLLVEVARRDLPEGAGGPATGDPTAR
- a CDS encoding ADOP family duplicated permease — encoded protein: MRLYRWLLRVYPAPFRHLYGAELEALFARLLERARPEGRVAVARLWGRTAIDTLRTGLRERWSRRGYRVGRSRLRVPRRSVASRLADLAWDLRVGARSLLRSPGYCVAVVLTLALGIGANTALFSVAYGTLIRPLPFADADRLVRLVHEAPSAADPGGGLAREGFSVADLQAYAAGLPAVDDLAEFHAMSFTLIDSAGPHRVRAGVVSAGFFDLLGTEALHGRLLSPADDALEAEPVVVLSHRYWMDRFGGDPDVIGMRVRMNDHDHRVVGVLPARPWFPVERDLFLPVSACPTRSDPAFIADARARMMFAYARMAPGATVAEVGAGADSLLAALASADPETWPVDRGFDVRAVSLHDDMVAEVRPLAGALFAVAGFLLLIACANAAGLSLARAGRRLRELEVRGALGAGRARLLRTLVGEGVILALVGGALGVGVAVGGHDLLVGFAERFTTRAQEIRLDGAVLAFTAVASIASGLVFGAVPGLWVAGRVGSRGVVESSATVGRGSRSLQQGLVVGQVAVAFAVVTAAGLALRTVWAVSSTDLGFETASVARLTVAIDQDRWQHPDSARRLFDRIDDRLALEPEVGRVARSMGGPLSGLMHRDGYLIGADTATALARLVDPGFFEILGMRVLEGRTFSHTDDLGAVPVAVVNRTFHDRYMKGRHLVGTRMTRCHAPGDCLPETTIVGVVDDVRFDGPDESVAAEVYHVARQDPVFGGEELVLELHGEPAALESTITARIHDVDPDLAVTGYASLEGLRRERLRPRRFLAWLLGAMAGVAAGLAVAGIAGVAALSASSRTRELGIRRALGASPGALTSRLVREGVVVAGAGVAAGLLVTWAFSTTFAAFFETILWGVERYDALTLALTSMLFFAVAVAATWGPARRAARRDPREVLAEQ
- a CDS encoding ABC transporter ATP-binding protein; the protein is MSAMDVDTNEGERSVVTAEPEARVTVEVAGLTKSFLEEGRGEVRAVDGIDFHCRAGEVFGLLGANGAGKTTTLRMLSTVLRPSAGQARVMGFDVESQGEMVRRSLGFHSASTALYPRLTARETLDFFARVNRLPKPRVKERVEQLIERFGITEYADARVEKLSSGMKQKVAIARTLAHDPPVLIFDEPTVGLDVLNAISLLEVVEELRAEGRTVIYSSHIMSEAERLCDRIAVLHRGRILALGTLDELREATGLHYLQDIFVHYVQAAEA